From Acidipropionibacterium acidipropionici, one genomic window encodes:
- a CDS encoding SURF1 family cytochrome oxidase biogenesis protein has protein sequence MRKLWLRWIGLALFVVVLSGVMIRLGQWQIHRLEGRREANATIRVHRAQAVQEWTAVMSPGTAVSGDDQWKRVRVTGRYDVSHQVQVRYRKVGDQQGSEILTPLRAADGRTVLVDRGFIGRKDDGTDPDITDIPAPPSGQVTVVGYVKGNENGKDTAVVPVDGRARLINSDSFGKVAGAGYVNGYIVLMSSTPGQTGMTPVPFPELDEGPHLSYAVQWFCFTAIAVGGLFILIRGDIKDRRKRRDRAEKRHRARPAPVGKPATRGGVPIDQLTDATTDQERH, from the coding sequence GTGAGGAAGCTGTGGTTGCGCTGGATCGGGCTGGCCCTCTTCGTCGTCGTCCTGAGCGGGGTGATGATCCGACTGGGCCAGTGGCAGATCCACCGCCTGGAGGGTCGCCGCGAGGCCAACGCCACGATCCGCGTCCATCGGGCCCAGGCGGTCCAGGAGTGGACGGCGGTCATGTCTCCGGGAACCGCCGTCTCGGGTGACGACCAGTGGAAAAGGGTCCGGGTGACCGGCCGCTACGACGTCTCCCATCAGGTGCAGGTCCGCTACCGGAAGGTCGGGGATCAGCAGGGCAGCGAGATCCTCACACCGCTTCGCGCCGCCGACGGCCGCACTGTGCTGGTGGACCGGGGATTCATCGGCCGCAAGGACGACGGCACCGATCCCGACATCACCGACATCCCCGCCCCGCCGTCGGGTCAGGTGACGGTGGTGGGCTACGTCAAGGGCAACGAGAACGGCAAGGACACCGCGGTGGTGCCCGTCGACGGCCGTGCCCGCCTCATCAACTCCGACTCCTTCGGCAAGGTGGCCGGCGCCGGCTACGTCAACGGCTACATCGTGCTCATGAGTTCGACCCCGGGGCAGACGGGGATGACGCCGGTGCCCTTCCCCGAGCTGGACGAGGGCCCGCACCTGTCCTACGCCGTCCAGTGGTTCTGCTTCACCGCGATCGCGGTGGGAGGGCTGTTCATCCTCATCCGCGGCGACATCAAGGACCGCAGGAAGCGCCGGGATCGCGCCGAGAAACGGCACCGGGCCAGGCCGGCACCGGTCGGCAAGCCGGCGACCCGCGGCGGAGTGCCGATCGACCAGCTCACCGACGCCACCACCGATCAGGAAAGGCACTGA